ACAGCTCTACAGCGTGAAGACCAACAAGGAGTACGACGCCCTCCAGGCGGAGATCCAGGCGCAGAAGAACCGCATCTCCGAACTCGAAGACGGGATACTCCAGTTGATCGACGAGGCGGAGACCGAACAGGAGACACTGGAGACCATTCGCGGCGAGACCGAATCGCTCATCGAGCGTTTCGGCGAGGAGCGCACGACGCTCGAGTCCAGGCTCTCGGCGGTGGACGAGGACGTGGCCGTCAAGATGGACGAACGGAAGCGCATGGCCATGCGCGTGGAGAACCAGGTCCTGAAGGTCTACGACCGGATCCGCCGGAACCTGCGGGGGATGACCGTCGTTCCGATCAAGAAAGGGGCCTGCTCCGGCTGTTTTCACGTGATCCCGTTGCAGGTCGTCATGCAGATCCGCCAGGGACGACGGCTGGTATCCTGTGAAAGCTGCGGCCGGATTCTGATAACGGAAGAAGGACTGGAGTATTGAACCGCGGCGCGCCCCGTGTTATATTGAACCTGTAAAACGTCCCAAGTCGACCAGGCGATCGCGTTCGCCGTCAGGGCGGACGAGGAAAGTCCGAGCACCGCAGGGCGGGATGCCTGCTAACGGCAGGGGGCAGTGATGCCACGGAAAGTGTCACAGAAAACACACGGCCGATCCCTTCGGGGAGGCAAAGGTGAAAAGGCGAGGTAAGAGCTCACCGCGGTCCGGGTAACCGGTCCGGCAGGACAAACCCCATCTGGTGCAAGACCGAATAGGAGAGGAGAGACGGCCCGTCTCGACCGCCGGGAAACCGGAGACTCTCGGGTTAGGTCGCACGAGGCGGCTGGCGACAGCCGTCCCAGATAGATGGTCGCCACCTTCATCGCGAAGGCACAGAACTCG
The sequence above is drawn from the Gemmatimonadota bacterium genome and encodes:
- a CDS encoding C4-type zinc ribbon domain-containing protein, translated to QLYSVKTNKEYDALQAEIQAQKNRISELEDGILQLIDEAETEQETLETIRGETESLIERFGEERTTLESRLSAVDEDVAVKMDERKRMAMRVENQVLKVYDRIRRNLRGMTVVPIKKGACSGCFHVIPLQVVMQIRQGRRLVSCESCGRILITEEGLEY